From a region of the Danaus plexippus chromosome 8, MEX_DaPlex, whole genome shotgun sequence genome:
- the LOC116774714 gene encoding 26S proteasome non-ATPase regulatory subunit 12, with protein MASNGDIESLDASGKIIKMEVDYSATCDEKIPLWKSWASNGKVQEAIDQLLALEKQTRTAADMASTARILVTIVQICFEAKNWTALNDHIILLSKRRSQLKQAVVKMVQECYTYVNKTPDKETKIKLIETLRTITEGKIYVEVERARLTHILAKMREEENNIAEAAKIIQELQVETYGSMDKREKVELILEQMRLCLAIKDYIRTQIISKKINTKFFEEDDTQELKEKFYRLMIAVDQQNGQYLSVCRHFRALGQAGGADALIGSVVFLILAPYDNEQADLTHRLNEDKDLDKLPEYKQLLGLFITPEIIRWNTLCSTYEKMLRTTPFFQSNDEKGQERWNDLKNRVVEHNIRIMSMYYTRITIQRMSELLGLSVTETEDALSQLVVSAVVKAKIDRPAGVVHFRLNMDASDRLNEWSRNLNTLMQLVNKTTHLINKEECVHKHLLATSE; from the exons atgGCTTCAAACGGTGATATTGAAAGTCTAGATGCTAGCggcaaaatcattaaaatggaA GTGGACTACAGTGCCACTTGCGATGAGAAAATACCATTATGGAAATCCTGGGCTTCTAATGGAAAAGTGCAGGAGGCTATAGATCAGCTACTGGCTTTGGAAAAACAAACAAGGACT GCTGCTGATATGGCCTCCACTGCAAGGATTCTGGTCACAATAGTACAGATCTGTTTCGAGGCCAAGAACTGGACTGCTCTTAATGATCACATCATTCTTCTTTCAAAGAGAAG gTCACAGTTAAAACAAGCTGTTGTGAAAATGGTTCAAGAATgctatacatatgtaaacaAGACCCCGGATAAAGagactaaaataaaactcatagAAACCCTCAGAACTATAACGGAAGGAAAAATCTATGTAGAAGTGGAAAGGGCCCGTCTGACTCATATCTTGGCCAAAATGCGCGAAGAAGAAAACAATATAGCAGAAGCTGCAAAGATAATACAAGAATTACAAGTTGAAACTTACGGCTCTATGGATAAGAGAGAGAAAGTAGAGCTTATATTGGAGCAGATGAGGCTGTGTCTAGCCATCAAAGATTATATCCGTACACAGATTATCTCAAAGAAGATAAACACAAAATTCTTTGAGGAAGATGATACTCAG GAGCTAAAAGAGAAATTCTACCGACTCATGATAGCTGTTGATCAACAAAATGGTCAATATCTCTCAGTGTGCCGTCATTTCCGAGCTCTCGGACAAGCTGGCGGGGCAGATGCTCTGATTGGTAGTGTGGTGTTCCTTATATTGGCACCATATGACAATGAACAGGCCGATCTTACTCATAGACTCAATGAGGACAAAGATTTGGATAAACTGCCCGAGTATAA acAACTTCTCGGTTTATTCATAACTCCGGAGATCATAAGATGGAATACATTATGCTCCACCTATGAGAAGATGCTGAGGACAACTCCCTTCTTCCAGAGCAATGATGAGAAAGGTCAAGAGCGTTGGAATGACCTCAAGAATAGAGTTGTCGAACAT aATATCCGCATCATGTCAATGTACTACACTCGTATAACGATCCAACGTATGAGTGAGCTTCTCGGTCTTAGCGTCACTGAGACGGAGGACGCCTTGAGTCAATTAGTGGTGAGCGCGGTGGTGAAAGCCAAGATAGACCGACCAGCCGGCGTCGTGCACTTCAG ATTAAATATGGACGCGTCCGATCGTTTGAACGAATGGTCCCGCAACTTGAACACGCTGATGCAGCTCGTCAACAAAACAACTCACTTGATCAACAAAGAGGAATGCGTTCACAAACATTTGTTAGCGACGTccgaataa